The Ochotona princeps isolate mOchPri1 chromosome 1, mOchPri1.hap1, whole genome shotgun sequence genome has a segment encoding these proteins:
- the TRIM39 gene encoding E3 ubiquitin-protein ligase TRIM39 isoform X3 yields MMAETSLLEAGTSAASTAAALENLQVEASCSVCLEYLKEPVIIECGHNFCKACITRWWEDLERDFPCPVCRKTSRYRSLRPNRQLGSMVEIAKQLQAVKRKIRDESLCPQHHEALSLFCYEDQEAVCLICAISHTHRAHTVVPLDDATQEYKEKLQKCLEPLEQKLQEITRCKSSEEKKPAQLKRLVESRRQQILREFEELHRRLDEEQQVLFSRLEEEEQDILQRLRENAAHLGDRRRDLAHLAAEVEGKCLQSGFEMLKDVKSTLEKCEKVKTMEVTSVSIELEKNFSNFPRQYFALRKILKQLIAPHSGFSRQRM; encoded by the exons ATGATGGCAGAGACAAGTCTGTTAGAGGCCGGGACTTCTGCGGCCTCCACAGCTGCAGCTCTGGAGAACTTACAGGTGGAGGCAAGCTGCTCCGTGTGTCTGGAGTATCTGAAGGAACCAGTCATTATTGAGTGTGGACACAACTTCTGCAAGGCTTGCATCACCCGCTGGTGGGAGGACCTGGAGAGGGACTTCCCTTGTCCCGTGTGTCGGAAAACCTCTCGCTACCGCAGCCTCCGGCCCAACCGGCAGCTCGGAAGCATGGTGGAAATCGCCAAGCAGCTCCAGGCAGTCAAGCGGAAGATCCGGGACGAAAGCCTCTGCCCCCAGCACCATGAGGCCCTCAGCCTTTTCTGCTACGAGGACCAGGAGGCTGTATGTTTGATATGTGCAATCTCTCACACGCACCGGGCCCACACCGTTGTGCCGCTGGACGACGCCACCCAGGAGTATAAG GAAAAGCTGCAGAAGTGCCTGGAGCCATTGGAGCAGAAGCTGCAGGAAATTACCCGTTGCAAATCCTCAGAGGAGAAGAAGCCAGCCCAGCTCAAG AGACTAGTGGAGAGTCGCCGGCAGCAGATCCTGCGGGAATTTGAAGAGCTTCACAGGCGGCTAGATGAGGAGCAGCAGGTGTTGTTCTCacggctggaggaggaggaacaggacATCCTACAGCGACTGCGAGAAAACGCAGCTCACCTGGGGGACAGGCGCCGGGACCTCGCCCACCTAGCTGCAGAGGTGGAGGGCAAGTGCTTACAGTCGGGCTTCGAGATGCTTAAG gATGTCAAAAGTACCCTGGAAAA ATGTGAGAAGGTGAAGACCATGGAGGTGACATCAGTATCTATAGAGCTGGAAAAGAACTTCAGCAATTTTCCCCGACAGTATTTTGCCCTAAGGAAAATCCTTAAACAACTAATAG CTCCCCACTCTGGCTTCTCCCGCCAGCGGATGTAA
- the RPP21 gene encoding ribonuclease P protein subunit p21, whose protein sequence is MAGPVKDREAFQRLNFLYQAAHCVLAQDPENQALARFYCHTERTIAKRLVLRRDPSVKRTLCRGCSSLLVPGLTCTQRQRRRKGQRWTVQTCLTCQRSQRFLNDPRHVLWGDRPEAQLGNQADPKPAQPLPDTAPLPEEAAQTRSSRPQ, encoded by the exons ATGGCGGGGCCAGTGAAGGACCGCGAGGCCTTCCAGAGGCTCAACTTTCTCTACCAG GCCGCCCACTGTGTGCTCGCGCAGGACCCGGAGAACCAGGCGCTGGCGAGGTTTTACTGCCACACGGAGCGGACCATCGCGAAACGGCTGGTCCTGCGACG GGACCCCTCGGTGAAGAGGACCCTGTGTCGCGGCTGCTCTTCCCTGCTCGTCCCGGGCCTCACCTGCACGCAGCGCCAGAGAC gccGCAAGGGGCAGCGCTGGACAGTGCAGACCTGCCTGACATGCCAGCGCAGCCAGCGGTTCCTCAACGATCCCAGGCACGTGCTCTGGGGAGACCGGCCTGAGGCGCAGCTGGGAAACCAAGCAG ATCCCAAACCTGCACAGCCTCTGCCAGACACAGCCCCGCTGCCGGAGGAGGCAGCGCAGACCCGGAGCTCCAGGCCCCAGTGA
- the TRIM39 gene encoding E3 ubiquitin-protein ligase TRIM39 isoform X1, with translation MMAETSLLEAGTSAASTAAALENLQVEASCSVCLEYLKEPVIIECGHNFCKACITRWWEDLERDFPCPVCRKTSRYRSLRPNRQLGSMVEIAKQLQAVKRKIRDESLCPQHHEALSLFCYEDQEAVCLICAISHTHRAHTVVPLDDATQEYKEKLQKCLEPLEQKLQEITRCKSSEEKKPAQLKRLVESRRQQILREFEELHRRLDEEQQVLFSRLEEEEQDILQRLRENAAHLGDRRRDLAHLAAEVEGKCLQSGFEMLKDVKSTLEKCEKVKTMEVTSVSIELEKNFSNFPRQYFALRKILKQLIADVTLDPETAHPNLVLSEDRKSVKFVETRLRDLPDTPRRFTFYPCVLATEGFTSGRHYWEVEVGDKTHWAVGVCRDSVSRKGELTPLPETGYWRVRLWNGDKYAATTTPFTPLHIKVKPKRVGIFLDYEAGTLSFYNVTDRSHIYTFTDTFTEKLWPLFYPGIRAGRKNAAPLTIRPPTDWE, from the exons ATGATGGCAGAGACAAGTCTGTTAGAGGCCGGGACTTCTGCGGCCTCCACAGCTGCAGCTCTGGAGAACTTACAGGTGGAGGCAAGCTGCTCCGTGTGTCTGGAGTATCTGAAGGAACCAGTCATTATTGAGTGTGGACACAACTTCTGCAAGGCTTGCATCACCCGCTGGTGGGAGGACCTGGAGAGGGACTTCCCTTGTCCCGTGTGTCGGAAAACCTCTCGCTACCGCAGCCTCCGGCCCAACCGGCAGCTCGGAAGCATGGTGGAAATCGCCAAGCAGCTCCAGGCAGTCAAGCGGAAGATCCGGGACGAAAGCCTCTGCCCCCAGCACCATGAGGCCCTCAGCCTTTTCTGCTACGAGGACCAGGAGGCTGTATGTTTGATATGTGCAATCTCTCACACGCACCGGGCCCACACCGTTGTGCCGCTGGACGACGCCACCCAGGAGTATAAG GAAAAGCTGCAGAAGTGCCTGGAGCCATTGGAGCAGAAGCTGCAGGAAATTACCCGTTGCAAATCCTCAGAGGAGAAGAAGCCAGCCCAGCTCAAG AGACTAGTGGAGAGTCGCCGGCAGCAGATCCTGCGGGAATTTGAAGAGCTTCACAGGCGGCTAGATGAGGAGCAGCAGGTGTTGTTCTCacggctggaggaggaggaacaggacATCCTACAGCGACTGCGAGAAAACGCAGCTCACCTGGGGGACAGGCGCCGGGACCTCGCCCACCTAGCTGCAGAGGTGGAGGGCAAGTGCTTACAGTCGGGCTTCGAGATGCTTAAG gATGTCAAAAGTACCCTGGAAAA ATGTGAGAAGGTGAAGACCATGGAGGTGACATCAGTATCTATAGAGCTGGAAAAGAACTTCAGCAATTTTCCCCGACAGTATTTTGCCCTAAGGAAAATCCTTAAACAACTAATAG CGGATGTAACCCTGGACCCCGAGACTGCTCATCCTAACCTAGTCCTCTCTGAAGATCGTAAGAGTGTCAAGTTCGTGGAGACAAGACTCCGGGACCTCCCAGATACGCCACGGCGCTTCACCTTCTACCCCTGTGTCCTGGCTACTGAAGGCTTCACCTCAGGTCGACATTactgggaggtggaggtgggcgACAAGACCCACTGGGCAGTGGGCGTGTGCCGGGACTCCGTGAGCCGGAAGGGCGAGCTGACTCCACTCCCTGAGACTGGCTACTGGCGGGTACGGCTGTGGAATGGGGACAAATATGCAGCCACCACCACCCCATTCACCCCGTTGCATATCAAAGTGAAACCCAAGCGGGTGGGCATATTCCTAGACTATGAGGCTGGCACGCTGTCTTTTTATAACGTCACAGACCGCTCTCATATCTACACCTTCACCGACACTTTCACAGAGAAACTCTGGCCACTCTTCTACCCAGGTATCCGGGCCGGTCGGAAGAATGCTGCACCActcaccatcaggcctccaacgGATTGGGAGTGA
- the TRIM39 gene encoding E3 ubiquitin-protein ligase TRIM39 isoform X2 yields the protein MMAETSLLEAGTSAASTAAALENLQVEASCSVCLEYLKEPVIIECGHNFCKACITRWWEDLERDFPCPVCRKTSRYRSLRPNRQLGSMVEIAKQLQAVKRKIRDESLCPQHHEALSLFCYEDQEAVCLICAISHTHRAHTVVPLDDATQEYKEKLQKCLEPLEQKLQEITRCKSSEEKKPAQLKRLVESRRQQILREFEELHRRLDEEQQVLFSRLEEEEQDILQRLRENAAHLGDRRRDLAHLAAEDVKSTLEKCEKVKTMEVTSVSIELEKNFSNFPRQYFALRKILKQLIADVTLDPETAHPNLVLSEDRKSVKFVETRLRDLPDTPRRFTFYPCVLATEGFTSGRHYWEVEVGDKTHWAVGVCRDSVSRKGELTPLPETGYWRVRLWNGDKYAATTTPFTPLHIKVKPKRVGIFLDYEAGTLSFYNVTDRSHIYTFTDTFTEKLWPLFYPGIRAGRKNAAPLTIRPPTDWE from the exons ATGATGGCAGAGACAAGTCTGTTAGAGGCCGGGACTTCTGCGGCCTCCACAGCTGCAGCTCTGGAGAACTTACAGGTGGAGGCAAGCTGCTCCGTGTGTCTGGAGTATCTGAAGGAACCAGTCATTATTGAGTGTGGACACAACTTCTGCAAGGCTTGCATCACCCGCTGGTGGGAGGACCTGGAGAGGGACTTCCCTTGTCCCGTGTGTCGGAAAACCTCTCGCTACCGCAGCCTCCGGCCCAACCGGCAGCTCGGAAGCATGGTGGAAATCGCCAAGCAGCTCCAGGCAGTCAAGCGGAAGATCCGGGACGAAAGCCTCTGCCCCCAGCACCATGAGGCCCTCAGCCTTTTCTGCTACGAGGACCAGGAGGCTGTATGTTTGATATGTGCAATCTCTCACACGCACCGGGCCCACACCGTTGTGCCGCTGGACGACGCCACCCAGGAGTATAAG GAAAAGCTGCAGAAGTGCCTGGAGCCATTGGAGCAGAAGCTGCAGGAAATTACCCGTTGCAAATCCTCAGAGGAGAAGAAGCCAGCCCAGCTCAAG AGACTAGTGGAGAGTCGCCGGCAGCAGATCCTGCGGGAATTTGAAGAGCTTCACAGGCGGCTAGATGAGGAGCAGCAGGTGTTGTTCTCacggctggaggaggaggaacaggacATCCTACAGCGACTGCGAGAAAACGCAGCTCACCTGGGGGACAGGCGCCGGGACCTCGCCCACCTAGCTGCAGAG gATGTCAAAAGTACCCTGGAAAA ATGTGAGAAGGTGAAGACCATGGAGGTGACATCAGTATCTATAGAGCTGGAAAAGAACTTCAGCAATTTTCCCCGACAGTATTTTGCCCTAAGGAAAATCCTTAAACAACTAATAG CGGATGTAACCCTGGACCCCGAGACTGCTCATCCTAACCTAGTCCTCTCTGAAGATCGTAAGAGTGTCAAGTTCGTGGAGACAAGACTCCGGGACCTCCCAGATACGCCACGGCGCTTCACCTTCTACCCCTGTGTCCTGGCTACTGAAGGCTTCACCTCAGGTCGACATTactgggaggtggaggtgggcgACAAGACCCACTGGGCAGTGGGCGTGTGCCGGGACTCCGTGAGCCGGAAGGGCGAGCTGACTCCACTCCCTGAGACTGGCTACTGGCGGGTACGGCTGTGGAATGGGGACAAATATGCAGCCACCACCACCCCATTCACCCCGTTGCATATCAAAGTGAAACCCAAGCGGGTGGGCATATTCCTAGACTATGAGGCTGGCACGCTGTCTTTTTATAACGTCACAGACCGCTCTCATATCTACACCTTCACCGACACTTTCACAGAGAAACTCTGGCCACTCTTCTACCCAGGTATCCGGGCCGGTCGGAAGAATGCTGCACCActcaccatcaggcctccaacgGATTGGGAGTGA